CGGGCGGTGGACGGTGCGGGCAATGCTGCGGAGGCCACCCTTGGGGTGACGGTGGCCAATGCGCCAACCGTGGTTTGGTTGAGCCCCGGAGCGAATCAAAAGTTGGCGGGATTTGTCACGCTTCGGGCTGAAGTTAGGGTCATTAGGGTTATTAACCGCGTGGACTTCTACTTCGGTCCTGATGGGAATAGCTGGACCAAGATTCCTGGCACTCCGACGGTTTCTGGGAACGTGTATAGCTTGGAGTGGGACATTCTGCGGGTCACGCCCGGTAGCTACCTTTTGAAGGTCGTGGTAGAGGATGTGGGTGGGGGTGTAGCGGAGGCTATTGTTCCCGTTGAGATAGCGTCGGTGTTTGTAATTACGACCCCAGCTGATGGTGATGCGGTGGGTCCAGGAGCGGGGCGCGAGATCGTGACGGTTACCGTGGGCGTTAACGGGACGTTACCGCCCGGGGTGACTATTAATCAGGTGGATGTGTACATCAATGGCCAACTGGCCGGGACGGCTACCCAGCAGATTGCCGCGGATGGTTCCCAGGTTTACGTGTATGTTTGGGATACCTCTCAGCCGGTGCCGGGCCATGACCCCGCCAAGTCGGGTGACAGGGTAATTACGGCGCGGGTTTACTACACGGGAGGAGAAACCTTCACCAACGGTGTTAGGCTGAACTACCAGCCGTAGAGGGAGTGCAGCCTGGGCCCCGGGTTGCCCTGGGGC
This portion of the Thermus neutrinimicus genome encodes:
- a CDS encoding Ig-like domain-containing protein: RAVDGAGNAAEATLGVTVANAPTVVWLSPGANQKLAGFVTLRAEVRVIRVINRVDFYFGPDGNSWTKIPGTPTVSGNVYSLEWDILRVTPGSYLLKVVVEDVGGGVAEAIVPVEIASVFVITTPADGDAVGPGAGREIVTVTVGVNGTLPPGVTINQVDVYINGQLAGTATQQIAADGSQVYVYVWDTSQPVPGHDPAKSGDRVITARVYYTGGETFTNGVRLNYQP